The Ursus arctos isolate Adak ecotype North America chromosome X, UrsArc2.0, whole genome shotgun sequence genome includes the window TTAAAGACATATGTTAGAAGGTGGGCAGGAGAATGGATTTGGAATCATAAGAATTCTGTTTCAAGATGGAATCTGATGAGCTGCTATTTACATAAGTGCTTCCTGGTGCTTATTTGAGTCTTTCTTGGGGGAGGGGTAGGAATGTCAGGACAAACTCCAAGTGTATGAGAGCTAAAAACTTCTGCAGGATGCTGGCAGAACGGTTGGGACTGGAGGCAAAGGTAGTTTCCAGATGGGACTACTACTCAGTATGAATGAATCTGCTGCCTTTATCAAGCAAAACCAGGTTGGGGATTTTATGTCTTTCTGAGGGATTAGTGAATAGAGATGACTAGGAAGCTTCACACTTCCATTTAACAACTTTCATATTTAAATGTTCAGACAGAATTGTGTTGGATATCCTTGGAGTTTTCCATGTCTTTGAACTTTACTAAGGTCAGAAAGAGCTTGtaggcccattttttttttaaaaaaaatgggtccCTGTTGCCCTCCCTCTAGCACAAACCATTTCTCCATTTTGTTACCGAGGGGTGagtactttctctttcttcaaatacCCTAAATTATTCTGTGTTCAGAAATTAAGCTGTACTAAAGAAAGACAGTTTAGGAAAGGAACCATCATGGAAACGTTTTATCAAAATATCTGGATGGGAAATGGGTGTAATGTTCATTGATAGTAGCTCGGTCTTCCTTTTGAATAAATTAGTTTAATCTTGGTCTTGCAAAGATAGCAAAATTTTAATTACCTAGAGTGCAATTAATAGGACATTTTAGTTAAGTGAATTTGAGGAGATTTTAAAGTTTGAAAGCAGGAGGCAAAGCATAATAAAACAAGCTCATAGTAGACTGTACCAGAACACCATTGAGCATTCGCCCAGGTTTAGCAGTAACATGCTTTTGGGAAAATGTCGTCAGATTAGAAATAGtgatatttaatttcctttccaaAAATCGGAATGGTGACATTTTGCATAAGCAAGCATTTAATACCTATCTTACAAATGACTTGGGCTCCAAAATTCATTCGTAATAGAGTGGCTTGTTTCTATGGCAAAATGAGTTCTGAGTTTTAATGTTCTCAGTGCTTGGTGCTTAggcttttaagatttatccaaCAATATACTTGAAATGTCTACTTATAGGAGTATTTCGATAATACCTAACTGTCAGTGTGATTTATTTCTATGGCTAAAGCCAGTTTGAGTTACGATTTAGGATATCATAAATGCTTGTGGTCAACccttaaaataacaaatagtCCAGCCTGACAATGCCATGGCTGGAATAAGATAGCGTTGGAAAAACAAACTTGGACGTGTAGAATTGGGTGAAATTGTGGCAAGTCTCAAAGCTGAGCCCAAGAGATCTGCTGCTAAATTCATCTTCTAAACAGTCCCAACTCTACCCTGTAGATGTCTGTTGAAAACCTTCTCCAGGTTTTGCTTCTGTAAGTGAGGGGGAACAACTGCATGTGTCTCCCAAATATATTGGAGAAGTGAGAGATTTGTGTATCTTGTTCATTAGCAAAAGCCCGGCGTCCAGCACAGCGTTCAGCAAATAATCTATGCAAATATCAACTCGAGGACTGACTAGATTGGAGAGTTGTCAAATGAAGAGGTGGCACAGAGAGGATCAAAGTGGAGTTCTGAGCCAGGATGACTTTAATTCGGTTGACAGTTTAGGTCTCATATCTGAGGATGCCTCCTAGTGGGGAATATAGAGTGATCTGTGGACCCTGGTTGAGCGTAACACCCATACCTAACCCCCATGACAAAAATTAGGTAGATTGGTTGAGCTGTCGTTTGCGGAACCTGGCACTCCCTGTTCATAACTCATGATGTTATTCTCATCTGATGACATAATACGTTACTGTTTTAGTTTCTGTGAATTCGATATAAGATGATACAAAGTACTTTAGAGCTGTGTCTCTCtgataaaataaacaaagctCCAAAATAGCTGGTCATTTGAGTAAATTGTATATGAAATTCAGTAATGCTGAATATGTGGGATGGTATAGACAAAACATTTAAGCAGTTAATTAAAATTTGGTTAAAAATTAACAGGTGGTTCAGCATCAAAATATAATGCAGATGTCTCTATTTGGAACTATCATTATAAAGAAGCAAATTAGAAAGCTTTTGTGTCCTTTACATGCTATAATAGGAAAGGAAACAAGATTCCCAACTTTAAAGTAGAAACATCATTTCGAATATAGATTCTACAATAGATTCAGTTTGtttctttgatatcttttttcttttacttaaatatgTTTATCAGCATACTTATTGCTGCAATTACAAAAATTAAGTAGCTAAAATAGTATGGATATTTTACTGTCTCACTTAAAACATGCAAAATCAAGAGACACCAAGTATTGGTTAAGAGATTTTGTAATGTCATTAAGGATCCAAGTTCATTCCTTCTCTTCTGATAACCTTAGCAATTTGACTACTGATGTTTGCAAAATGGTTGCAGCAGTTTGTGACCCAGCCATCACATTTCACATATTGTATTCTGCAAATCCTTTTTTTGTGAGCAAGTAAATCTATCCTGGAACACCTACTCGTATTTCtctaggaagaaaaatagaattaccttgATTGGCTTGGACTCATCCCGATTTATCCCGAGACTGGAGAGAGCAGATCCCTGAAGCATTTGGCCACATAATAGCTGAGTGAAGTTGGGATATGGGTCACAAGAAATAAGGAGTAAATGTTTGCTGGGTAGGCAAACAATAGGATAACTAGTAGTACATGAGATTGCATATTATGTTAGCCACATGGATCTTTTATGAAGccattggttctgtttttaaagaaacccCTGGGGCCAGCATAGCATTTATAGTTGCATGTTTATGCCTGAAAAACTTTTAAGCCACAAGTTCATCAGTTATTAAACAGAGTACgtaagccaaaggaaaaaaatagacccCTGTAAATATCTTAAAAGGAATCCTCCATTTTAAGGAATATAAATGCTGGTATTTCAAATTGATGAAGGATGAAATGGAATGGTTTTTATGACTCAGCCTTCGTGATGTCTGTCAATTCCAGGAGacaattttttattgttcttttttgatAGATCGATCAGTTTATTAATGGGATTAAAAATagtcttgattttgtttttagtataaaTGAAAGCAGTGTGATGTTAAAATCGTTGAATGTGAGGAGTGGATTTGGCATTAGGTCAAGAGCAGGATTTGTGCTTGAGCAGTTGGAAATACAGGGAAAAGACCAAAAGTGCTGTATCACTGTTTAttcctatattcttttttcttgttcccACCACTAccaaatcttttataaaaaataataaactgccTATTTAATGGTGGCATAGCCACTCAATACTGATTTGTAATATTAAGCATACAGGCTGTGAGAGGAGGAagtgaaattttccttttcttgagaaTGTTAACACAAGCTCTGTCAAGAATGGCCTTACCTAGAAATAGTAAAAATCTTCATATATATTTGACCTCTAAAAATCCCTATATGCTTCACACAGCCCTTATATGACACTACGCTTCTccctttgtttaaattttttgcaACTAGAAGGTTTTTTACAGAGGTCTCTTGCATGTTGTTCCCTCAGAAGATAAGGAAAAAGTGAGTCAAAAGGGATGAAGATTGAAAGGATTTgagccagaagaagagagaagataatCCTAGAATCATAAAGTAAGAGAAATAGTAGACATGATGTAGTTGAATCCAAGTCTTTTAGTTGACAGATGGCTTGTGGGTGATACTTAGAAGGGGCAACTGGCTTGACAAGGCTCACACGTCTCATTCTCAAAAGATCTGGTAGAAGAACTTGGGTCTTCCTGACTCTCAGGCATTTCCGTCACTCTCTTCACTGATTTATCAAGGACTTCCTGAGTATCCAATACATATTGCTGCTGCAGTAGCATCTGAGCTTTTACAGAGGCGGCCCCTCTGCATGAAAGAGCAGCAGCTGCAGGAATCTGACACCAGCAAGCAAAAACGCACTGCGGTAACTGAGCCCAGAAGGAGTCCTTCCTCCAGCAAACCTCCTTGGCAGGCTGCAGAATGAGTCATCAGTTGACATTGGTGAATAAAGTAATCGCACggatagattttcttttctttccccatttttttccttttagcagaTTCACTAATTATCTTTTCATATACATAGTGGGGTAGTGACAGTAATATCTGCCTTATTAATGTCTTTTTCACACCTAAAGTGTCAAGATCATcacaaataaatttctgttattccCAGAAAAGATTAGGAAAAACATAGGAAGCAAAATCTTGAATGAAAGTCTGAATGACATGGAGATTTTatgctttccttttattcttttttaaaggttttttttttttttaaagatttgtttatttatgttagagaaagagaaagtgcaagctcagggagggacagagggagagagagggagaatcctcaggcagactccccactgagtgcagagcccaacgtgggactggatcccaggaccctgagatcaggacctgagccaaaatcaagagtcggacgttcaACCGAGTCACCCAAGCACTCCTGCTTTCGTTTTATTCTTGAACAACGGTGTTATGATTACGACATTATAAGTGGCACTACCCATGTGTTTTAAATTGTCAGgtgcaggggaaaaaagaaattcttatatGAACTTTAAGGcaacaataattaaaatgtctctcattttaatttttttctgtaagaagACCTGCCGTTgatcttcttttttcatttgtttactaAAATTACTAATGAAACTTTACTTTGTTAATAGTTGTTATCTCCATATTGCAGTTTTATTTTACACATTGTGTAACACAAAGAAGCTGgccattttatggatgagcatGTATTTTCCTTAGGGTTTTCATAGCCATTAAAACTCTGGCCCCTGAAGTTTCTGTGCAGGGAGTGATTATTTGTAGACCCAGATCCATAATTTGCAGTTTATGTTCTCATGTCCTAGAGCAACCAAAGCTCATATTATGCAGAGTGTCTGAGGATTACTTTTTTCATACCTTCTCTCAGCTATCGGAAAATTTCCAAGGTAGTTTCAGTGGGCTAGCCAATATCGTAGGAGTTAATTGCCATTACTTAAGCCAGATTTCTAAGAAGCCATGctgtttaaagaaaagaagagaaagaatacagACAACTAAAGATGGGGAATATTTGAGAAACATAACTGAATTCTTTAAGTGTAAATTATTGGAACTAGTTTCGATGTGAAACATGTTGGCAAGATCTCTATCTCACATGAAGTTTCTAATACAGCAAAGGTattgaaatgtataaaaaattgAGTCGAGGGGAGCCTGTGGAGTAAACAGATGCTGTGCAGACGCTTGTAGTTGGTGTTGGAGGGTGCAGGCCACCGTGAACTGGCTCCAGGATGACTATGCAGTTGAAGAGCCAACGACGAGGAACCCGCTTTGAGCAGTTCTGAAGATGAAGTGGATGTGCTTTTTTATGGAACTCCTGACCGAAAAGGAAAACTTATCAAAGAATGTCATACTGGAGAAAGTGAATCATCTAGTGAAgatgaatttgaaaaagaaatggaagtcaaATTAAATTCCACCATAAAAACAATGGAAGACAAGTTGTCCTCTCTGGAAACAGGGTCTTCCTCAGGAGCTGGAAAAGTTGGAACAGCTCTGACAAAGTACTATGATGATATATATTTTGATTCTGATTCTGAGGATAAAGACAAAACAGTGCAGGTgaccaagaagaaaaaggaaaaacaacacaaGATTCCAATAAATGATGGGTTACTATATGATCCTGAAGAAGATAACAGAGTTCAGGCCTGGGTTGATGCACAGAGAAGAAGCTACTATGTATACTGTTTTGGAATACAAAGACCACATCAACAACAACAGCCTGTTCCAAATAGTGACGCTATCTTGAATTGTCCTGTCTGCATGACCACACTCTGTCTTGATTGCCAAAGGCACAAATCCTACCAAACTCAGTATAGAGAAAATTCTGTGATGAATTGTTCTGTCAACAAAGAGGAGGTTATAAGATACAAAATCCcagagaacaggaagaaaaggCGAGGCCCTAAGAGGATGAGGTCTAACCACGGAGATGCCGCAGAGCACAAGTGGAAGAAATTTACCACCCAGTCATGTGTACCGAATGTTCCCCTGAAGTGGCAGGCTATGACAAGGATgaagtctttcattttttcagtgttttagcAAGTCATTCTTAAATAGCTAAGTTGGCATTTAATTGCTCAATACGGTATAGAAGGCAAATATGGCCAGTTATTTTCCTCCTGCCTATTCATATCAAGTGACATTCTGAGCGGTTATTTGAGGACGCagtgtttatctttttgaaagaGAATGATTGTCAACCTTCATCCCTCCagcccctttaatttttttttcccccagctttgaTGGGACTGATTATTCATTCCCTTTTTGAGGGGTATTTGAAAACTAtgggtttttttaatatagtaaaGCTCTTTAGCATTAAAATGTTTTGGagttggggcacctaggtggctctgtcgttaagtgtctgccttcggctcagggcgtgatcccagggttctgggatcgagcccctcatcgggctctctgctctgctgggagcctgcttcttcctctcccaatccccctgcttgtgttccctctctcgctggccgtctctctctctgccaaataaataaataaaatctttaaaaaaaatgttctggagttgttaagtaaaaaaaagaaattaagtcgACATTTGAATAACAAGTAATTTCGAGTCAAATAAGTAAGTATAGGACAGTATGGGTTGAAACTTAGTTAATTCTTGTCTCTCAAGAAATGGCATTGGCTGAAAATCCACTTTGCCCATTTTGGTAATCTTCCTAACCTTTAGATTCATTGATAAAGGCTATGAGCTACCACATCATATCTTTTAGAACGACCATGTGCGAAAAAAGTAATCTGGGCTGAATGAACCATGACTCAAAGTTAATACCACAAGCATCACCTTCATTTCATGTATTAAGTCACATCTGTAGAAGTCCATGCATTGTCAGGTGGCTTTGCCCTGCTTTAAATGACTGGATGGGTTCTGCTTAAATCCAAAGGATAATTCATTTATCACTCTAATGCCAATTTGTCTCAGTTTtgatcacagaaaaataaagcaatgaacCCATTAGAGGGATTACATTGGATGTGAACTTTGTGGGTTGATTTTGAAAGCCAGAAGGTGGGGTTGTAATTTGGCTGTGAGTTTCTATATTCTGCTTAGCTCGAGCCTGAGGTTAATTGTTAATCCATTGActattagttttcttttataatgaatTGGACACTTCGGTCCATTTTGAATGGGTCTAAATGATATTCCATGGTTGCACTAACTCCTTCTGGCAATATGTAGATAGAAAGATTACAGGTGTTTGCAGATAGGTCATGAGGAATAACTTTTCAATACATAGAGAAAAGCATAGAGATATGAATTAAATGATAGGCTCTCGTATGGGAGAAAACATTCACAAACAGCAACTAGAAGGATCAGCACTTTTTAATGGGTTCCCTTTCTTTGGTTCCTTGGAGAGAAAGTATTTCAGTCAGATATTACCAGCATTAAAATCATTACCCAGTATACAGGCAGATGGCCGGCCGATAATTGTTTATAGGGACAGATGGCAGTTCCTTGTACCCTCTTtctagtttttgtgtttttaaagctcAGCAGTTGCAATGTGAAGCCTTCATAGGACCATAAAATACAAACCACTTTAAATAACTCTGAACCAGGATTTTGACTGATGTGCTTAAAAGAAACAGTCACAGTTTGAAACTCAATCTGCAGAGAGAATCTAGGTATATGGCCCTGCAGGTTATAAGTTATAGGAATAGCAGGGAAATTTGGGCTAGGTctgcacacagacacataaaTTGGCATCAGTAAAATAAAGAATTGAATCCAAACAAGTATTTTtacccaaaaccagacaaaggcaaAATTTCGGTAAGTACTCAATAATCAAACGCCAGCATGTGTTGTGCACTTGGCTAGTGTTCACAAGGGCTGGAAAAGAAGTACCAGGCCTTGTTCTGATCTTAGCTGACAATCCAGGTGGGGAGTGAAATGATACCCAGAGAGAGATCATTTCGATACAAGGCAGAGGGTGCTACATATAAGTCCGTCACATGGACAGTGGAGCTGGAGAAGGTCAAATAGAGTGATCACTTGGACACGAGCACTTATTAGAGATGAGTTGGCCTCAGCTGGACAAGCGAAGGATCGATGATGTCTTTGCAGGTAGAGAAAATGATataagcaaaggcacagaggcacaGACCTAGCCTGAAAATCctgtattcttcatttttttctttttttaaaattttatttatttaatttatttttatttaaattcaattaattaacatataatgtattactggtttcagaggtagaggtccgtgattcatcagtcctgtattcttcattttattatgtttattaatttctCCTATATGTATTTCTCCAATTTCAGTGTCATAATATGGTAAGGGAGAGTAACCAGTACGCCTCTTCGATTAATGTGGAAGAATCATTCGAAAGGCTAATAGCTGAGCCTGACTACGTGGGAACCTGAATTCTGGGCTACGGATTTCAGACACTGTCCTTTAAAATAACTGGCAGTGCCATTGAAGGTTTTGAGACAATATGATGtgtacaaatattattttcagatattttgtctGGTAGTGTTTTGTGAagtagattggaaaggaagagactaGACAGAGACCGTTTAGGAAATTATTGCCATACTTAAGACTAAAGATGATAAATCTCCAAAAGAGATTAAAAACCATgggcaaaagaagaaagatggtAGTCACCGTGCAGGAAGTGTCAACATACATGATGATGGGCTACGTGTGTACAGCCATAATGAAGGATCAGATCAGATGTTTACAGCTTGAGTGATAGGAAAATGATTTTGCTTTGGAGTCATAGCAGTAAGGGAGCctgagaggagaagagaaaccaTACATTTGAATTTATGTTTCATACGCTGCTGAGACGTGGCGATGGGTGGCGATGTATTGAAGTCAGGTGGAGGTGATTTGCAGAAAAGACAGATACAGAGGTAAAAATGACAGGGTCAGTTACTGGGAGTAATGGGTGAAATGGTAAGTGGATGAGATCACAAAGGGAGAAGTGTATAAAGCAGACAGTGTTATAATGAAGACTAAAGCTTGGAAGCAATATCCAGATTTTAAAACTAGATGTTAAATGTCTGTTTCAGAACAGATTTtaactcgttctctctctctttctctctgtgtgtgtgtgtgtgtgtgtgtgtgtgtgtatgtgatggTCTTGTGATGTCTGCACATGAAAGCTTATATTTGTGTATTCTTAGTGAATAtagaatcttttatttctttttcctttttattatcctACTGGAAACAATGGCATAATGTCTGCAGGAAAAGCATTCCCTTGCTTGGCTGTTACATTAAGAAGAGGTtgccaaaaacaaataaacaataacagCAAACCACACCAAATAAAAGTACAAGTATATGCTTGCATCAACAGAAAAACGTAGTTTTGATtccactgaaatttttttctgcatttcaaGCGAAGCAAATGCAGTAGTAGTAATGTTATATCGAGGAGTTTATTTTCCCTAACTGGTTCTCATCAGggtctaaaataataaattttacagTGATTTTGCTGCAACTCTTATTTGTTTTCATCATAGTTTAATTCCATTTCAAATCCCCAGAATCCTTGGCACGTAACAAATTCAGGGTATATAAACATCTACCcgtcccccaccaaaaaaagaaaaagaaaaaagaaaatcacagacaCATTTTGATAATACTTTAAGCTTTGAGACTGAACACATTGGAGGAGAAATTGCTTAATGGCACCAAAGACTTCTTGATATGAGGGGTTGTTGCTGCTATTTGTTCTCTGGGCCCTGACCCAAAACACTGTGCACGGCCTGaactggaggagggaggaagagaaagaatggctccgtgttattttatttaaattcggtCATTACATAGAGTCTGAAGGGGCATTAGACATCATATAGTCCAATCTCCACATTGTTCAGGATCTAAGCAAGCAGACAGAAACCTATATTTGATGATTCAAAGTGATAAGGAATCATAGCTATACAAGTGAGCCCCTGCTGTTTTCAGAAAACTGAGCAGGGGAACGTTCTTGACTGTCTTGAGCCGAAGTTGCTACTTGAACTATGAGTGACAGATTGACATTACATAATGTCAGTATACAAAATATTACAATATTTGGTGCTTTTTCAGTTGTGTTTTTAATTCGGTTTATGAGTTGGATCTCTGTCCCCTCTTAACCAACCAGTGCTTCTGCTGTAATCAACTTGCCTAAGAATGGAAATGATGAAGAGGTACGCGGACAGCAGACTACGAACTCCTTTGAACTCTGAGTACAGAGATTATAAATTATTCTTTGTTGTTTCCCCCATAGATAGcagctagcacagtgcctggcgcatggcaggtgctcagtaaattttaatggaaaaagaaaggaggaggaagaaaggaagaaacatacAGAAGGAGATTATTCATGTATCTGCCAATTCTGACCTTAATACAGCAGAATCACTGAGTGCAGCATGTTGACACTTGGTTGACATACTTTACGTATTTGTAGAAATAtagttctataaatatttgtaatgtatttctataaacatatgtatttaatatgtaatcattaagtatatgtatttaatatgtaATCATAAGTGtaagtttctatattatttagtttatataatttatttaattttaataatttaatattcaaatttatgTATAAAGTCTATATCATATATAAttctataaatgtaaatatgaacTTGCTGGAAGTATTCATATAGGGTTTCTAGTATAAACTTTATCTTGATCTTTTGTACACAgggatatatttttctttgaatgacaggtcttcattttaaaacaatccCTTGAAATTCCTCAAACTTACCTTTGGGGTTCTATCACTGAATCTTAAGACCATTATTCCACCTAAGCACATCTAATCCTAAATGGTGGGACCTGAGGGAGTTGTAAGAAACCCTAACAATTCATCATGGTGTCCTGAATCCTGGAGGGATTACTTAGatgttcaaaaacaaacaaacacattggTGCCCTCTGTTACAATGTGGCTGCATTATTTATAAAGGGAAACATGAAGATTTATTCAGTAATGTCCAAGCTCGAAAAACACAGGACCCATATTTTTAGTCTCCTAAAAATAATCTGAGGGACTATGGGGATGCTTCCCTGGATGGTGGAACTTTGCCATATCTTTGTATAGATGGAGAGGGCTGTGGTAAGGAAGGTAACTCTTACATAATTATCATACCTGCCTTGATTttcattttgacattttcatGTATAAATCTCAAGACAGTGGAAATGCTTATTAGATTTATATCTTGATCCCATTTGACATCCTGATGAACAGAGGAAGTATCTTTAAGTCTGGTGGAAAACCAGATTCATAGGCCAGTGTAGGTATTAAAAGCCCCTATTTGCTATACGTCAGCCAGCACAGTAGAAAGAGGTATCTTCAGGATATTGTGCTAGTGGAGAAAAATCAACTAGGAAGCCAGCCTATTtaggggatttttaaaatttagtaccTAGTGAATAGAGCAAGCAGTCTCTTTTATAGCAAATGCTTTAGGGTTACACGAAACTCTAAGGATGTTAGTATACTGGGAAGCGTACCAGGAAGAGGAATCAAGTAGGTGGAATAGGTGGCAGGTGGCTGTACCAGCAAAGgcactgcaaaaaaaaaagaagagagagagagagagaggaaagtgtTTACTGAAGCAAGAATATTAAACAAAACCATGCAATATTCACTTGTGTCCAAGGACAAGATGACTTTGTCCCAAGTATACACCCTCTGCCCTCCTATAAATGTGTGTGGACATTAGCCCCTCCCAGCCCATGTATGCACACACGCACCCGTACTATACTCCCATCAACTCAACCATACTATAAAGTCAAAACATGTCTATTCTTATGCAAGTGtgacaaatacatttgaaatcaCTTCTGAgaagaaaaccattaaaaaaaaaagtggtctaATTTAGTCTTCAACCAGCaggattcttttcctttgttgttgttccaCAGAAAGAAAGTATAGTGCTGATTGTCTACCAGGCCCACGTTCATATATGAACTCATTTCACGCTCGCAAACATCCTGTGAAGTATCGTTATCCATTCAGGAGATGCACGAACATCATTCTACCTTTATGTCCGAGGTGTTATTCGGCCTTTCTCATCCCTCGTTTACTGTGATTATCGACTCTCGACATGTTTAGGGTGCTCTTTGGGGCCTTGCTtgggagagaggcctactcagcCGAGAGACGTGCGGTGAACCTAGCCAGTAGCTGACCTcgtgtcttctttccttcccttcccttccctccccttccctcccctcccctcccctcccctcccctcccctcccctcccctcccctcccctcccctctcctctcctctcc containing:
- the LOC113270986 gene encoding LOW QUALITY PROTEIN: E2F-associated phosphoprotein-like (The sequence of the model RefSeq protein was modified relative to this genomic sequence to represent the inferred CDS: inserted 2 bases in 2 codons), with amino-acid sequence MSQQEVKEFVEGIERVQVQTECLGDSERKGGSLVFAWHLKVSTEDHRLVFVSSQASRNQLEDEDPSVIPWSGEGVGVGVCWGMGLGIKAFPSLSSLIYQGLPEYPIHIAAAVASELLQRRPLCMKEQQLQESDTSKQKRTAATVNWLQDDYAVEEPXDEEPALSSSEDEVDVLFYGTPDRKGKLIKECHTGESESSSEDEFEKEMEVKLNSTIKTMEDKLSSLETGSSSGAGKVGTALTKYYDDIYFDSDSEDKDKTVQVTKKKKEKQHKIPINDGLLYDPEEDNRVQAWVDAQRRSYYVYCFGIQRPHQQQQPVPNSDAILNCPVCMTTLCLDCQRHKSYQTQYRENSVMNCSVNKEEVIRYKIPENRKKRRGPKRMRSNHGDAAEXQVEEIYHPVMCTECSPEVAGYDKDEVFHFFSVLASHS